The following proteins come from a genomic window of Ictalurus furcatus strain D&B chromosome 12, Billie_1.0, whole genome shotgun sequence:
- the mif4gda gene encoding MIF4G domain-containing protein A isoform X2, whose translation MEQTEEWKIQALNPETQQMLKTAMADPGAVDLVKLCDLIMDQALKDSSLCRDIGHVCCTLVQVEAKRSSTNVFRSNMLTRLQQEFMRREETRRQSLHKWVNNSPMAALVDPVYDCLFRLAQPDALVNEVEVDCLALQLHRVGEQLEKLNTRRMDELFFLLRDGFLLQDELSSMSRLLLLELLEYRAAGWNLSKNAQLYYYSEVVE comes from the exons ATGGAGCAGACAGAAGAGTGGAAGATTCAGGCTTTAAACCCAGAAACACAGCAGATGCTCAAAACAGCAATGGCAG ACCCCGGTGCAGTAGACTTGGTGAAGCTGTGTGATTTGATAATGGACCAGGCTCTGAAGGACTCGTCCCTGTGCAGAGACATAGGACACGTCTGCTGTACTTTAGTGCAG GTGGAGGCGAAGCGGAGCAGCACGAATGTGTTCAGGAGCAACATGCTGACTCGGCTGCAGCAGGAGTTTATGAGGCGAGAGGAGACGCGGCGGCAGTCGCTGCACAAGTGG gtgaatAACAGTCCGATGGCTGCGCTGGTGGATCCGGTGTATGATTGTTTGTTCAGATTGGCTCAGCCTGATGCGCTCGTTAATGAAGTGGAG GTGGACTGCTTGGCTCTGCAGCTCCACCGTGTTGGCGAACAGCTGGAGAAGCTGAACACCAGGAGGATGGACGAGCTCTTCTTCCTGCTGCGAGATGGTTTCCTCCTGCAGGACGAACTGAGCTCCATGAGCCGCCTGCTGCTGTTGGAGCTGCTCGAGTACCGCGCAGCTGGCTGGAACCTGAGCAAAAACGCTCAACTCTACTACTACAGCGAGGTGGTGGagtga
- the mif4gda gene encoding MIF4G domain-containing protein A isoform X1 — protein MEQTEEWKIQALNPETQQMLKTAMADPGAVDLVKLCDLIMDQALKDSSLCRDIGHVCCTLVQVEAKRSSTNVFRSNMLTRLQQEFMRREETRRQSLHKWVGVVSLLCNVFDSLKVNNSPMAALVDPVYDCLFRLAQPDALVNEVEVDCLALQLHRVGEQLEKLNTRRMDELFFLLRDGFLLQDELSSMSRLLLLELLEYRAAGWNLSKNAQLYYYSEVVE, from the exons ATGGAGCAGACAGAAGAGTGGAAGATTCAGGCTTTAAACCCAGAAACACAGCAGATGCTCAAAACAGCAATGGCAG ACCCCGGTGCAGTAGACTTGGTGAAGCTGTGTGATTTGATAATGGACCAGGCTCTGAAGGACTCGTCCCTGTGCAGAGACATAGGACACGTCTGCTGTACTTTAGTGCAG GTGGAGGCGAAGCGGAGCAGCACGAATGTGTTCAGGAGCAACATGCTGACTCGGCTGCAGCAGGAGTTTATGAGGCGAGAGGAGACGCGGCGGCAGTCGCTGCACAAGTGGGTGGGTGTCGTCTCACTCCTCTGTAACGTCTTCGACAGTCTGAAG gtgaatAACAGTCCGATGGCTGCGCTGGTGGATCCGGTGTATGATTGTTTGTTCAGATTGGCTCAGCCTGATGCGCTCGTTAATGAAGTGGAG GTGGACTGCTTGGCTCTGCAGCTCCACCGTGTTGGCGAACAGCTGGAGAAGCTGAACACCAGGAGGATGGACGAGCTCTTCTTCCTGCTGCGAGATGGTTTCCTCCTGCAGGACGAACTGAGCTCCATGAGCCGCCTGCTGCTGTTGGAGCTGCTCGAGTACCGCGCAGCTGGCTGGAACCTGAGCAAAAACGCTCAACTCTACTACTACAGCGAGGTGGTGGagtga